In Strix uralensis isolate ZFMK-TIS-50842 chromosome 26, bStrUra1, whole genome shotgun sequence, a genomic segment contains:
- the LOC141954848 gene encoding neurogranin isoform X2 — protein MDCCNEGACTKLDEDILDIPLDDPDANAAAAKIQASFRGHMTRKKIKGGEIDRKTKDAECANSTRGGDLRNGD, from the exons ATGGACTGCTGCAAC GAGGGAGCCTGCACGAAGCTGGACGAGGACATCCTGGACATCCCCTTGGACGATCCCGACGCCAACGCGGCGGCCGCCAAGATCCAGGCTAGTTTCCGCGGCCATATGACCCGCAAGAAGATCAAAGGGGGCGAGATCGATCGGAAAACCAAGGACGCCGAGTGCGCCAACAGCACCCGCGGCGGCGACCTCCGCAACGGCGACTAG
- the ESAM gene encoding endothelial cell-selective adhesion molecule, which produces MVALPRAALALAALLGVSSAVLEVHVGTGSVFSVEGQQVVLPAWYTSHSQKKPYITWLLDKEDADPFQILTYMDGVTKVEETELKPRVGFVYPVLTHNISLFINATRERDSGQYMCTVNVVDDATSTGKNVGIINLTVLVPPAPPACRLHGDPAVGANVTLSCTSEKGKPSPAYQWQRTAPTLQVFFPPAQDRARGTLKLTNLSLDLSGVYVCVAENQAGSAECSIVLEVHSTSTKAVIAGAVLGSLGALATVVFFARRVVGYRRKKRDSQEEAANEIKEDAVAPKTPSWARSPAPDTISKTSTSSSIARERPHGANPLSDTASILTGSSRGPPPPRRGPRTPTLSPPPAVNGAPQRRQDPPGGALPPSTLARAGAVPVMVPAQSRAGSLV; this is translated from the exons aTGGTCGCGCTGCCGCGGGCCGCGCTGGCTCTGGCTGCGCTGCTGG GCGTCTCCTCGGCGGTGCTGGAGGTGCACGTGGGGACAGGGTCGGTCTTCTCCGTGGAAGGGCAGCAAGTGGTGCTGCCCGCCTGGTACACCAGCCACTCCCAGAAGAAGCCCTACATCACCTGGCTGCTGGATAAGGAAGATGCTGACCCCTTCCAG ATCCTGACCTACATGGACGGGGTGACGAAGGTGGAGGAGACAGAGCTGAAGCCCCGCGTGGGTTTCGTGTACCCCGTCCTCACCCACAACATCTCGCTGTTCATCAACGCCACCCGGGAGCGCGACTCGGGCCAGTACATGTGCACCGTCAACGTGGTGGACGACGCCACCAGCACAGGCAAGAACGTCGGCATCATCAACCTCACCGTCCTGG TgccgccggccccccccgcctGCCGCCTGCACGGTGACCCTGCCGTGGGAGCCAACGTCACCTTGAGCTGCACCTCCGAGAAGGGGAAGCCCTCACCCGCCTACCAGTGGCAGCGCACGGCCCCCACCCTGCAGGTCTTCTTCCCCCCCGCCCAGG ACCGGGCCAGGGGCACCCTCAAGCTGACCAACCTCTCCCTGGACTTGTCGGGCGTCTACGTCTGCGTGGCCGAAAACCAAGCGGGTTCGGCCGAGTGCAGCATCGTCCTGGAGGTGCACTCAA CTAGCACCAAAGCCGTCATCGCCGGTGCTGTGTTGGGTTCCCTGGGCGCCCTCGCCACCGTTGTCTTCTTCGCCCGCCGTGTGGTCGGCTACCGGAGGAAAAAACGTGACAGCCAGGAAGAAGCAGCCAACGAGATCAA GGAAGACGCCGTGGCGCCCAAGACGCCCTCGTGGGCCCGCAGCCCGGCTCCGGACACCATCTCCAAAACCAGCACCTCGTCCTCCATCGCCCGGGAGAGACCCCACGGCGCCAACCCCCTGTCCGACACCGCCTCCATCCTCACCGGCAGctcccggggaccccccccgccccgccgggggccgcGCACCCCCACCctctcgcccccccccgccgttaACGGGGCCCCCCAACGCCGCCAGGACCCCCCGGGGGGGGCGTTGCCCCCCTCCACCCTGGCACGGGCGGGCGCCGTCCCCGTCATGGTGCCGGCGCAGAGCCGAGCTGGCTCCTTGGTGTGA